One genomic region from Drosophila busckii strain San Diego stock center, stock number 13000-0081.31 chromosome 3R, ASM1175060v1, whole genome shotgun sequence encodes:
- the LOC108604469 gene encoding phenylalanine--tRNA ligase beta subunit, with translation MPTIGVKRDLLFNALGKSYTDDEFQELCFAFGLELDEVTTEKQMLTKEQGDVAAAADASEEIIYRIDIPANRYDLLCLEGLVTGLLVFQGKIKPPKFELVEPKQRQVLKIAPSTAQIRPHAVAAVLRNVTFTPESYNSFIDLQDKLHQNICRKRTLVAIGTHDLDTIQGPFSYEALAPEQIKFAPLNQSQELNGAQLMDFYSTHAQLKQYLPIIRDSPVYPVIYDAKRVVLSLPPIINGDHSKITLATKNVFIECTATDLTKAKVVLDTIVCLFSEHCAQKFTVEPCNVVQPDGTTVSYPELAVHEERISVQKANAYIGINEPAAKLADMLTRMYLEAQLDAKDNDTLCVKIPPTRHDVIHACDIYEDIAIAFGYNNIKKSLPAFMQIAKQFPLNKLTEQLREQVAQAGFTEALTFTLCSRDDIARKMNKDIDGLPAVHIGNPKTLEFQVVRTTLVSGLLKTLVANRKMPLPLKLFEISDVVISDENTEVGARNERRLCAVNCNKSAGFEVVHGLLDRVMQLLAVPWKTGGAEKGYYLEATEDPSYFPGRCANIMYNSVTIGKIGVLHPSVLQAFELTTPCSVVEFTIEPFV, from the exons ATGCCAACGATTGGAGTAAAACGTGATCTGCTCTTCAATGCACTGGGCAAGAGCTACA CCGATGACGAGTTTCAGGAGCTGTGCTTCGCCTTCGGCTTGGAGCTGGATGAAGTG ACAACGGAGAAGCAGATGTTAACGAAGGAGCAGGGCGATGTAGCGGCAGCCGCAGATGCAAGCGAGGAGATCATCTACAGAATTGATATACCAGCTAATCGCTATGACCTATTGTGCTTGGAAGGTCTTGTTACTGGACTACTGGTATTCCAGGGCAA aATAAAGCCGCCCAAATTCGAATTGGTTGAGCCAAAGCAACGACAGGTGTTGAAAATTGCGCCTTCAACGGCTCAAATTCGTCCAcatgctgtggctgctgtacTACGAAATGTTACATTTACGCCAGAGTCCTATAATAGCTTCATTGATCTGCAGGACAAGCTGCATCAGAACATTTGCCGCAAGCGTACACTGGTGGCCATTGGCACCCACGACTTGGACACCATACAAGGTCCCTTTAGCTATGAAGCTTTAGCACCggaacaaattaaatttgcgccGCTTAACCAAAGCCAAGAGCTAAACGGCGCTCAACTCATGGACTTTTATTCAACGCATGCTCAGCTTAAGCAATATTTGCCTATTATACGCGACTCACCTGTCTACCCGGTTATCTATGATGCCAAGCGTGTggtgctgtcgctgccgcccATCATCAACGGCGACCATTCAAAGATAACGCTGGCAaccaaaaatgttttcatCGAATGCACTGCCACGGATTTGACCAAGGCTAAAGTGGTGCTGGACACAATTGTATGCCTGTTCTCCGAGCATTGTGCACAAAAGTTTACGGTTGAGCCATGCAATGTGGTGCAGCCCGATGGCACTACTGTTTCCTATCCCGAGCTGGCGGTGCATGAAGAGCGCATTTCAGTGCAGAAAGCCAATGCCTATATTGGCATCAATGAGCCGGCTGCCAAGCTGGCCGATATGCTGACGCGCATGTACTTGGAGGCTCAATTGGATGCAAAGGACAACGATACGCTTTGTGTAAAGATTCCGCCCACTCGTCATGATGTTATACACGCCTGTGACATTTACGAGGACATTGCTATTGCCTTTGGCTATAACAACATTAAAAAGTCACTGCCAGCTTTTATGCAGATTGCCAAGCAGTTTCCATTGAACAAGTTGACGGAGCAGCTGCGTGAGCAGGTGGCCCAGGCTGGCTTCACCGAGGCGCTTACTTTTACGCTCTGCTCACGTGACGACATTGCACGCAAAATGAACAAAGACATTGATGGCTTGCCCGCCGTGCATATTGGCAATCCCAAGACATTGGAGTTTCAGGTAGTGCGCACCACTTTGGTGTCGGGACTGCTGAAAACGTTGGTGGCCAATCGCAAGATGCCGCTGCCTCTGAAATTGTTTGAGATTAGCGATGTGGTCATATCCGATGAGAACACTGAGGTTGGAGCGCGTAACGAGCGTCGTCTGTGTGCTGTTAATTGCAACAAGAGCGCTGGTTTTGAGGTGGTGCATGGTCTGCTGGATCGTGTCATGCAACTGCTGGCGGTGCCCTGGAAGACAGGCGGCGCTGAAAAGGGTTATTATCTGGAAGCTACCGAGG ATCCCAGTTACTTCCCAGGACGTTGCGCTAACATCATGTACAACAGCGTCACCATTGGCAAGATAGGCGTCTTGCATCCCAGCGTGCTGCAGGCTTTTGAGTTAACCACGCCCTGTTCTGTTGTAGAATTCACCATTGAGCCTTTTGTCTAA
- the LOC117134620 gene encoding phenylalanine--tRNA ligase beta subunit-like isoform X2: MTTIEVKRDLLFDAVGESLTDVEVQQMCSMLGLDLYDTSEKQMLMKEQDDVAATADASEEIIYRIKIPDNCYNLVDFETLVDGILVLLGKRQKYIPTLRWLLPDTHG, from the exons ATGACAACGATTGAAGTAAAACGTGATCTGCTCTTCGATGCCGTGGGCGAAAGCTTGA CCGATGTCGAAGTTCAGCAGATGTGCTCCATGCTCGGCCTGGACCTGTATGAC ACGTCTGAGAAGCAGATGTTAATGAAGGAGCAGGACGATGTTGCGGCAACGGCTGATGCCAGCGAGGAGATCATATACAGGATTAAAATACCGGATAATTGCTATAATCTGGTGGACTTTGAAACTCTTGTTGATGGTATACTGGTGCTCCTGGGCAA AAGACAGAAGTACATACCGACATTACGTTGGTTACTTCCAGATACACACGGATAA
- the LOC117134620 gene encoding phenylalanine--tRNA ligase beta subunit-like isoform X3 has translation MTTIEVKRDLLFDAVGESLTDVEVQQMCSMLGLDLYDVTSEKQMLMKEQDDVAATADASEEIIYRIKIPDNCYNLVDFETLVDGILVLLGKQKYIPTLRWLLPDTHG, from the exons ATGACAACGATTGAAGTAAAACGTGATCTGCTCTTCGATGCCGTGGGCGAAAGCTTGA CCGATGTCGAAGTTCAGCAGATGTGCTCCATGCTCGGCCTGGACCTGTATGACGTG ACGTCTGAGAAGCAGATGTTAATGAAGGAGCAGGACGATGTTGCGGCAACGGCTGATGCCAGCGAGGAGATCATATACAGGATTAAAATACCGGATAATTGCTATAATCTGGTGGACTTTGAAACTCTTGTTGATGGTATACTGGTGCTCCTGGGCAA ACAGAAGTACATACCGACATTACGTTGGTTACTTCCAGATACACACGGATAA
- the LOC117134620 gene encoding phenylalanine--tRNA ligase beta subunit-like isoform X1: MTTIEVKRDLLFDAVGESLTDVEVQQMCSMLGLDLYDVTSEKQMLMKEQDDVAATADASEEIIYRIKIPDNCYNLVDFETLVDGILVLLGKRQKYIPTLRWLLPDTHG, encoded by the exons ATGACAACGATTGAAGTAAAACGTGATCTGCTCTTCGATGCCGTGGGCGAAAGCTTGA CCGATGTCGAAGTTCAGCAGATGTGCTCCATGCTCGGCCTGGACCTGTATGACGTG ACGTCTGAGAAGCAGATGTTAATGAAGGAGCAGGACGATGTTGCGGCAACGGCTGATGCCAGCGAGGAGATCATATACAGGATTAAAATACCGGATAATTGCTATAATCTGGTGGACTTTGAAACTCTTGTTGATGGTATACTGGTGCTCCTGGGCAA AAGACAGAAGTACATACCGACATTACGTTGGTTACTTCCAGATACACACGGATAA
- the LOC108604470 gene encoding protein atonal codes for MSSSELYRYYYKTSEDLQGFKSSATEPFFNPMAAYNPSVTHYQFNGQSLANSSSYLSANGFISFEQASSDGWITSSPASHRSESPEYVDLNTIYNSAACLPQSQQQFSLPLEQQQQQQQQQQQTPPAPPAIELMGSSNVGTCKTVPTATKAKRSYTRKQQPSQVAAPTATASAPTTDAAIYSDDFQNFGFDNSALFDDSVDDDDDMMLFDDDFDGDLLGDGDSEDAANSSGAGTGKKRRNKQISPVVKRKRRLAANARERRRMQNLNQAFDRLRQYLPCLGNDRQLSKHETLQMAQTYISALGDLLR; via the coding sequence ATGTCGTCCAGTGAGCTATATCGTTACTACTACAAGACCTCGGAGGACTTGCAGGGCTTCAAGTCGAGCGCTACGGAGCCGTTCTTCAATCCCATGGCTGCTTATAATCCAAGTGTAACACACTATCAATTCAATGGCCAGTCGTTGGCCAACTCCAGCAGCTACTTGTCTGCCAATGGCTTTATAAGCTTTGAGCAGGCCAGCTCCGATGGCTGGATCACCAGCTCGCCCGCCAGTCATCGCTCTGAAAGTCCCGAGTATGTTGATCTGAATACAATTTACAACAGCGCCGCTTGTCTGCCGCAGTCACAGCAGCAATTCTCGCTGCcactggagcagcagcaacaacaacaacaacaacaacaacagacgcCGCCAGCGCCGCCTGCTATTGAGCTTATGGGCTCATCCAATGTAGGCACCTGCAAAACTGTGCCCACAGCCACCAAAGCCAAGCGCAGCTACACGCGCAAACAGCAGCCCAGCCAAGTGGCTGCTCCAACTGCCACCGCCAGCGCTCCAACCACTGATGCTGCAATCTATAGCGATGACTTTCAAAACTTTGGCTTTGACAACTCCGCATTATTCGATGACAgcgttgatgatgatgatgacatgATGCTGTTCGATGATGACTTCGATGGCGATTTGCTTGGCGATGGCGACAGCGAGGATGCAGCTAATAGCTCTGGTGCCGGCACTGGCAAGAAACGCCGCAACAAGCAAATCTCACCTGTAGTCAAACGCAAGCGTCGTCTGGCCGCCAATGCACGTGAGCGTCGCCGCATGCAGAATCTGAATCAAGCCTTTGATCGCCTGCGTCAGTATCTGCCCTGCCTGGGCAACGATCGTCAGCTGTCCAAGCATGAAACGCTGCAAATGGCGCAGACCTATATCTCAGCATTGGGCGATCTGCTGCgttaa